One region of Sylvia atricapilla isolate bSylAtr1 chromosome Z, bSylAtr1.pri, whole genome shotgun sequence genomic DNA includes:
- the FBXO4 gene encoding F-box only protein 4 has protein sequence MAAAAEHGLEAAVRGGLRVLRDRWLRGTRQSGGSAPNPLPAAPDGAEEGSTLQTLPIDVQLNIMSFLSPQDVCRLGSTNCYWRAAVQDPLLWRYFLLRDLPSWTSVDWKSLPDEEIFNKSFSEVSDNALYDYMAAYKRSCPQGRRSLKSSRPRYGAVTSFLQSLVTQAEPRFAMFGPGLEELDNSLVQKMMTCPEILLVAGLPHRQIHGIGSGVSFQFNNNQKFNIVTLYSTTSVERRRAREEQAVAVNKMFYQESSTVGNQQAMHYSVIAQVRKVCEVVDGFIYVANAEAHREHDRQEELARFLAMIDPALGPPNRPLLVLSCVSHIGVERIPCVYMAHQLQLNLLHQPWMMQDTVAATLDGLLNGIEWLLEEASCKSAQ, from the exons ATGGCGGCGGCAGCGGAGCACGGCCTGGAGGCCGCGGTGCGGGGCGGGCTGCGCGTCCTCCGGGACCGCTGGCTGCGGGGCACCCGCCAGAGCGGCGGCAGCGCGCCCAACCCGCTCCCGGCGGCCCCGGACGGTGCGGAGGAAGGGAGCACCCTGCAGACGCTGCCG ATCGACGTGCAGCTGAACATCATGTCCTTCCTTTCGCCCCAAGATGTGTGCCGCTTAGGAAGCACGAATTGTTACTGGAGGGCAGCTGTGCAAGATCCGCTGCTGTGGAGGTATTTTCTCCTGCGGGATCTCCCCTCTTGGACATCTGTTGATTGGAAATCTCTTCCAGATGaggaaatttttaataaatccttTTCAGAGGTCAGCGACAATGCACTGTACGATTACATGGCAGC ATATAAAAGGAGCTGTCCTCAGGGTAGAAGAAGTTTGAAATCGAGCCGTCCCCGGTATGGGGCTGTGACTTCCTTTTTGCAATCACTGGTCACTCAGGCAGAACCTCGCTTTGCTATGTTTGGGCCAGGTTTGGAAGAGCTGGACAACTCCTTAGTACAAAAGATGATGACATGCCCAGAAATTCTGCTGGTAGCTGGCCTACCTCATAGACAGATTCATG gaATTGGATCAGGAGTCAGTTTTCAGTTTAACAACAATCAAAAATTCAATATTGTGACACTCTATTCCACCACGAG TGTGGAAAGGAGGAGAGCAAGGGAGGAGCAAGCTGTTGCTGTGAATAAGATGTTTTACCAAGAGAGCAGCACAGTAGGGAATCAGCAAGCCATGCACTACAGTGTAATAGCTCAAGTGAGGAAAGTGTGCGAAGTAGTTGATGGATTCATATATGTTGCTAATGCAGAAGCTCATAGAG AGCATGATCGTCAGGAGGAGCTGGCTCGGTTTTTGGCAATGATTGATCCAGCCCTTGGGCCTCCGAACAGACCTCTGCTGGTTTTGTCCTGTGTGTCTCACATTGGTGTGGAAAGAATTCCATGTGTTTACATGGCACATCAGTTGCAGCTAAATCTGCTTCATCAGCCCTGGATG ATGCAGGACACTGTAGCTGCGACTTTAGATGGATTGCTAAATGGAATTGAGTGGCTCTTGGAAGAAGCAAGTTGTAAAAGTGCTCAGTAA
- the RIMOC1 gene encoding RAB7A-interacting MON1-CCZ1 complex subunit 1 isoform X2 encodes MAVAALRPRVAALGRRLGERGARDTFLAKGSANLDKLKELCNEGKEHPSTLFQLYTQAVLDITYFEENQLVDEDFPEESSLQKLKELICILSEPEDLVRECSIKEEPINILGAELLECLYWRKGALLYMYCHTAKERSEWLQENIATFKKCLNDGVHYLMKMLSFRCPLQLDEDVSLQDKDTARLLSEGIFSDTHLLAMMYGGEMCYWGLKHCGQEKQERLESIDAVSNSDLGSSSQSISVHFQETGRNMLTKYVAICEGPLKGQGWNTTAAKQMLDYFVESHN; translated from the exons ATGGCGGTGGCGGCGCTGCGGCCGCGGGTGGCGGCGCTGGGCCGGCGGCTCGGGGAGCGCGGGGCCCGCG ATACCTTCCTAGCGAAAGGCTCTGCTAATCTGGACAAGTTGAAGGAGCTCTGCAACGAAGGGAAAGAACATCCTTCAACGCTTTTTCAGCTCTATACCCAG GCTGTCCTAGATATTACATATTTTGAGGAAAACCAGCTTGTGGATGAAGATTTTCCAGAAGAATCTTCCTTGCAAAAACTTAAAGAACTTATTTGTATTCTTTCAGAACCAGAAGACCTAGTGAGGGAATGCAGCATAAAAGAAGAA CCCATCAACATCCTCGGTGCAGAGTTGTTGGAATGTCTttactggagaaaaggagcccTGCTTTACATGTATTGCCacacagcaaaagaaaggaGTGAATGGCTACAAGAAAACATTGCCACATTTAAAAAG TGTCTTAATGATGGAGTTCATTACTTGATGAAGATGCTTAGCTTTAGATGCCCTCTTCAGCTAGATGAAGATGTTTCACTTCAAGATAAAGACACAGCTAGATTACTCAGTGaag gtATATTTAGTGACACTCACTTACTGGCAATGATGTACGGTGGAGAAATGTGCTACTGGGGACTGAAACACTGTGGACAAGAGAAGCAGGAACGCCTTGAGTCAATAGATGCTGTGTCTAACAGTGACCTGGGCAGCAGTTCACAGAGCATATCGGTGCATTTCCAAGAAACAGGGAGAAACATGCTAACAAAGTACGTTGCCATATGTGAAGGACCGTTAAAAGGTCAAGGGTGGAACACAACAGCTGCAAAACAAATGCTGGATTACTTCGTGGAGTCACACAACTAA
- the RIMOC1 gene encoding RAB7A-interacting MON1-CCZ1 complex subunit 1 isoform X1, with protein sequence MWKRRVSKAPAGCSSVLRQRCVLSSDTFLAKGSANLDKLKELCNEGKEHPSTLFQLYTQAVLDITYFEENQLVDEDFPEESSLQKLKELICILSEPEDLVRECSIKEEPINILGAELLECLYWRKGALLYMYCHTAKERSEWLQENIATFKKCLNDGVHYLMKMLSFRCPLQLDEDVSLQDKDTARLLSEGIFSDTHLLAMMYGGEMCYWGLKHCGQEKQERLESIDAVSNSDLGSSSQSISVHFQETGRNMLTKYVAICEGPLKGQGWNTTAAKQMLDYFVESHN encoded by the exons ATGTGGAAAAGGAGAGTGAGTAAGGCTCCTGCTGGATGCTCATCGGTGCTAAGGCAGCGTTGTGTTCTTTCCTCAGATACCTTCCTAGCGAAAGGCTCTGCTAATCTGGACAAGTTGAAGGAGCTCTGCAACGAAGGGAAAGAACATCCTTCAACGCTTTTTCAGCTCTATACCCAG GCTGTCCTAGATATTACATATTTTGAGGAAAACCAGCTTGTGGATGAAGATTTTCCAGAAGAATCTTCCTTGCAAAAACTTAAAGAACTTATTTGTATTCTTTCAGAACCAGAAGACCTAGTGAGGGAATGCAGCATAAAAGAAGAA CCCATCAACATCCTCGGTGCAGAGTTGTTGGAATGTCTttactggagaaaaggagcccTGCTTTACATGTATTGCCacacagcaaaagaaaggaGTGAATGGCTACAAGAAAACATTGCCACATTTAAAAAG TGTCTTAATGATGGAGTTCATTACTTGATGAAGATGCTTAGCTTTAGATGCCCTCTTCAGCTAGATGAAGATGTTTCACTTCAAGATAAAGACACAGCTAGATTACTCAGTGaag gtATATTTAGTGACACTCACTTACTGGCAATGATGTACGGTGGAGAAATGTGCTACTGGGGACTGAAACACTGTGGACAAGAGAAGCAGGAACGCCTTGAGTCAATAGATGCTGTGTCTAACAGTGACCTGGGCAGCAGTTCACAGAGCATATCGGTGCATTTCCAAGAAACAGGGAGAAACATGCTAACAAAGTACGTTGCCATATGTGAAGGACCGTTAAAAGGTCAAGGGTGGAACACAACAGCTGCAAAACAAATGCTGGATTACTTCGTGGAGTCACACAACTAA